In one Nicotiana tomentosiformis chromosome 6, ASM39032v3, whole genome shotgun sequence genomic region, the following are encoded:
- the LOC104087196 gene encoding receptor homology region, transmembrane domain- and RING domain-containing protein 2-like isoform X1: protein MVSSWVFLFFSYVSLVASGALGSVILIGKNLTLSFEDIEANFAPSPKGSGKCGTLYVAEPLDACSTLTNKIEPTNNFTKDPFVLIIRGGCSFEDKVRKAQAAGFKAAIIYDNAYGTIIPMAGTSTGVKILALFVSKASGETLTKYAGDTDMEVWIIPSLENSAWSIMATSFISLLAMSAVLGMCFFVRRHHIRRERPRASRVREFHGISSRLVKAMPSLIFTSVVEDNSTSVTCAICLEDYRVGNKLRVLPCRHKFHTDCVDTWLTSWRTFCPVCKRDARTSTGEPPASEYTPLLSSSLRSGSSMSSLRSSLASSAVIHIGTGASRSPSVSRSQSISSSHNQHSLWSYHPSPHFAISRSSLDFQNASSQRSGASYLISSNSLGYPSLSPLNSRYIGSTSQHHNPLYHSESITSFSPFVSANSLPGCES, encoded by the exons ATGGTGAGTTCTTGGGTTTTTTTGTTCTTCAGTTATGTGTCTTTAGTGGCTTCTGGAGCTCTTGGAAGTGTAATTTTGATTGGTAAAAACCTTACTTTGTCTTTTGAAGACATTGAAGCTAATTTTG CTCCCTCACCAAAGGGTTCAGGCAAATGTGGAACATTGTATGTGGCAGAGCCTTTGGATGCATGCTCGACTTTGACTAACAAGATTGAACCAACTAATAACTTCACAAAAGATCCATTTGTGCTGATAATTAGGGGTGGATGTAGCTTTGAGGATAAAGTCAGAAAAGCACAAGCTGCGGGTTTTAAAGCAGCCATTATCTATGACAATGCATATGGTACTATTATTCCAA TGGCAGGAACCTCTACTGGTGTGAAGATACTCGCACTGTTCGTTTCAAAAGCTTCTGGAGAAACACTCACAAAATATGCTGGTGACACTGATATGGAAGTATGGATAATCCCAAGCTTGGAAAACTCAGCTTGGTCAATCATGGCTACGTCTTTCATTTCATTACTTGCTATGTCGGCCGTGCTCGGGATGTGTTTCTTTGTTCGCAGACATCATATACGAAGAGAGAGGCCCCGAGCTTCTCGTGTCCGTGAATTTCATGGGATTAGTAGTCGTTTGGTGAAAGCTATGCCAAGTTTGATATTTACATCAGTTGTGGAGGATAATTCTACATCAGTAACATGTGCTATATGCCTCGAAGATTATCGTGTGGGAAATAAGCTTAGAGTTCTTCCGTGCCGGCACA AATTTCATACTGATTGTGTTGATACTTGGCTGACATCATGGAGAACCTTTTGCCCTGTTTGCAAACGGGATGCAAGGACTAGCACTGGCGAACCACCAGCATCAGAATATACACCATTGCTTTCTTCCAGTCTGCGATCTGGATCTTCAATGTCATCTCTAAGGTCATCATTAGCATCATCAGCAGTAATACATATAGGCACAGGAGCATCTCGATCGCCTTCCGTTTCTCGTTCTCAATCAATCTCTAGCTCTCATAACCAGCACTCTCTTTGGTCCTACCACCCGTCACCTCATTTTGCTATAAGCCGAAGTTCACTCGACTTTCAAAATGCATCTTCGCAAAGATCTGGTGCATCTTACTTAATTTCATCTAACTCATTGGGTTATCCTTCTCTATCACCTCttaattcaagatatattggATCAACAAGTCAGCATCATAACCCACTGTACCACAGTGAGTCAATTACAAGCTTTTCACCATTTGTATCAGCTAACTCTCTTCCCGGATGTGAGTCATGA
- the LOC104087196 gene encoding receptor homology region, transmembrane domain- and RING domain-containing protein 2-like isoform X2 has translation MFFGFTRSCFLLGVTEGLPETDSLTLPAPSPKGSGKCGTLYVAEPLDACSTLTNKIEPTNNFTKDPFVLIIRGGCSFEDKVRKAQAAGFKAAIIYDNAYGTIIPMAGTSTGVKILALFVSKASGETLTKYAGDTDMEVWIIPSLENSAWSIMATSFISLLAMSAVLGMCFFVRRHHIRRERPRASRVREFHGISSRLVKAMPSLIFTSVVEDNSTSVTCAICLEDYRVGNKLRVLPCRHKFHTDCVDTWLTSWRTFCPVCKRDARTSTGEPPASEYTPLLSSSLRSGSSMSSLRSSLASSAVIHIGTGASRSPSVSRSQSISSSHNQHSLWSYHPSPHFAISRSSLDFQNASSQRSGASYLISSNSLGYPSLSPLNSRYIGSTSQHHNPLYHSESITSFSPFVSANSLPGCES, from the exons ATGTTTTTTGGGTTTACTAGATCATGTTTTTTGTTAGGAGTGACTGAGGGTCTACCGGAGACAGACTCTCTAACTTTACCAG CTCCCTCACCAAAGGGTTCAGGCAAATGTGGAACATTGTATGTGGCAGAGCCTTTGGATGCATGCTCGACTTTGACTAACAAGATTGAACCAACTAATAACTTCACAAAAGATCCATTTGTGCTGATAATTAGGGGTGGATGTAGCTTTGAGGATAAAGTCAGAAAAGCACAAGCTGCGGGTTTTAAAGCAGCCATTATCTATGACAATGCATATGGTACTATTATTCCAA TGGCAGGAACCTCTACTGGTGTGAAGATACTCGCACTGTTCGTTTCAAAAGCTTCTGGAGAAACACTCACAAAATATGCTGGTGACACTGATATGGAAGTATGGATAATCCCAAGCTTGGAAAACTCAGCTTGGTCAATCATGGCTACGTCTTTCATTTCATTACTTGCTATGTCGGCCGTGCTCGGGATGTGTTTCTTTGTTCGCAGACATCATATACGAAGAGAGAGGCCCCGAGCTTCTCGTGTCCGTGAATTTCATGGGATTAGTAGTCGTTTGGTGAAAGCTATGCCAAGTTTGATATTTACATCAGTTGTGGAGGATAATTCTACATCAGTAACATGTGCTATATGCCTCGAAGATTATCGTGTGGGAAATAAGCTTAGAGTTCTTCCGTGCCGGCACA AATTTCATACTGATTGTGTTGATACTTGGCTGACATCATGGAGAACCTTTTGCCCTGTTTGCAAACGGGATGCAAGGACTAGCACTGGCGAACCACCAGCATCAGAATATACACCATTGCTTTCTTCCAGTCTGCGATCTGGATCTTCAATGTCATCTCTAAGGTCATCATTAGCATCATCAGCAGTAATACATATAGGCACAGGAGCATCTCGATCGCCTTCCGTTTCTCGTTCTCAATCAATCTCTAGCTCTCATAACCAGCACTCTCTTTGGTCCTACCACCCGTCACCTCATTTTGCTATAAGCCGAAGTTCACTCGACTTTCAAAATGCATCTTCGCAAAGATCTGGTGCATCTTACTTAATTTCATCTAACTCATTGGGTTATCCTTCTCTATCACCTCttaattcaagatatattggATCAACAAGTCAGCATCATAACCCACTGTACCACAGTGAGTCAATTACAAGCTTTTCACCATTTGTATCAGCTAACTCTCTTCCCGGATGTGAGTCATGA